From the Oryza glaberrima chromosome 5, OglaRS2, whole genome shotgun sequence genome, one window contains:
- the LOC127772718 gene encoding sorting nexin 2A-like codes for MMSSTAPPDMPAGDGDGDMETLPLASDYASVASTFDPLLSSAASPPSPTIAAAAAFPLSPSSSSSFVDPPSYADVAASSSSSPRSASASASASPRSAASDYALIAVSDPTPEAEPAATSLVPGSAPTYISYLVTSARRGDHRRHAVRRRFRDFVTLADRLAEAFRGHFVPPRPDKNTVESQVMQRDEFVAQRRAALERYLWRLAEHPAIGPSDELRVFLQAEGKMPLPSTTDVASRMLDGAARLPRQLLAGEEAVAAPQEVVQPAKGGRDLLRIFKELKQSVVSDWGGVRPPLVEEDKEFLDKKQKLQDWEQQLTSASQQAEALVKAQQDMGETMGALGLAFIKLTKFETEEAMYDSQRIRAADSKRIATAAVKASRACRDLNTQTVKYLDTLHEHLGIMLSVHTAFSDRASALLTVQTLMSDLASLQLRIEKLEAAASKIFGGDKSRLRKVEELRETIRATEDAKCCALREYERIKENNRSELNRLDREKKEDMLEMIKGYVTSQAAYAEKIVEGWETVAEETSGYARRSDNNIAW; via the exons atgatgtcctccacggcgccgccggacatgcccgccggcgacggggacggcgacatGGAGACGCTCCCCCTCGCCTCCGACTACGCCTCCGTCGCCTCCACCTTcgatcccctcctctcctccgccgcctcgccgccctccccaaccatcgccgccgccgccgccttcccgctctccccgtcctcctcctcctccttcgtggACCCGCCCTCctacgccgacgtcgccgcctcctcctcctcctccccgcgctccgcatccgcctccgcctccgcctccccgagATCCGCCGCGTCCGACTACGCCCTCATCGCCGTCTCCGACCCCACGCCCGaggccgagcccgccgccacctccctcgtcCCCGGATCCGCCCCGACCTACATCTCCTACCTCGTCACCAGCGCCCGCCGCGgggaccaccgccgccacgccgtccgccgccgcttccgcgaCTTCGTCAccctcgccgaccgcctcgcCGAGGCCTTCCGGGGCCACTTCGTGCCCCCGCGCCCGGACAAGAACACCGTCGAGAGCCAGGTCATGCAGCGCGACGAGTTCGTCGcccagcgccgcgccgccctcgagaGGTACCTGTGGCGCCTCGCTGAGCACCCCGCGATCGGCCCCAGCGACGAGCTGCGCGTCTTCCTGCAGGCCGAGGGCAAGATGCCGCTGCCGAGCACCACCGATGTCGCTTCGCGGATgctcgacggcgcggcgcggctgccacggcagctgctcgccggcgaggaggccgtgGCTGCGCCGCAGGAGGTGGTGCAGCCAGCCAAGGGCGGTAGGGACCTTCTGCGGATATTTAAGGAGCTGAAGCAATCAGTCGTGTCTGACTGGGGCGGCGTCAGGCCGCCTTTGGTAGAGGAGGATAAGGAGTTCCTAGACAAAAAGCAGAAGCTGCAGGATTGGGAGCAGCAGTTGACTAGCGCATCACAACAG GCTGAAGCACTTGTGAAGGCTCAGCAAGATATGGGTGAAACAATGGGGGCACTTGGATTGGCATTCATCAAACTTACAAaatttgagacggaggaagcAATGTATGACTCTCAGAGGATAAGAGCTGCTGACAGCAAACGTATAGCCACTGCAGCTGTCAAAGCTAGCCGAGCATGTCGAGATTTGAATACACAAACTGTCAAATATCTG GACACTCTCCATGAACATCTAGGGATAATGCTGTCTGTCCACACTGCATTTTCTGATCGGGCAAGTGCATTATTGACTGTACAAACGCTCATGTCAGACCTGGCATCATTGCAATTGAGGATTGAAAAACTCGAAGCAGCTGCATCAAAAATATTTGGTGGTGATAAATCTAGGCTTCGCAAAGTTGAAGAGTTAAGGGAAACAATAAGGGCTACTGAAGATGCTAAATGCTGTGCACTAAGGGAATATGAGAGAATCAAG GAAAATAATAGAAGTGAACTCAACAGACTAGACCGAGAGAAGAAGGAGGATATGCTTGAGATGATAAAAGGATATGTTACAAGCCAG GCTGCATACGCTGAGAAGATCGTGGAGGGTTGGGAGACAGTTGCAGAGGAGACGAGTGGATACGCCCGAAGATCTGATAACAACATAGCGTGGTAG
- the LOC127774793 gene encoding uncharacterized protein LOC127774793, which produces MEVFQDAHFVRLRCSVVRRSKYLAAEDDGRGVCLSGQRGAHNTVWAVEHITGDVPGAAPGPYVRLRGAYGRYLVATDLQAKAGPAHGVTAEQRDAAHHPTPPPWAWQAFRRRSSSLLRNGTGRYLRANGRYLRWRTAVTVAGDNASTMMLWAVEVVPPKPGRVTLVDRPAQLIRRRRGPATEGETSRVIRFVRGDEGGEFEESEWRALRVNTNSLMHLRLTLANLLGHNRDALHTTVCVRAGAYAQLSPLLVDLPIGNDRIDVVVLSHGTPAEDALKYPCVDA; this is translated from the exons ATGGAGGTGTTCCAGGACGCGCACTTCGTGCGGCTGCGGTGCTCCGTCGTCCGCCGCAGCAAGTACCTCGCCGCCGAGGACGACGGCCGCGGCGTCTGCCTGTCCGGCCAGCGCGGCGCCCACAACACGGTGTGGGCCGTCGAGCACATCACGGGGGAcgtccccggcgccgccccggGCCCCTacgtccgcctccgcggcgcctACGGCCGCTACCTCGTCGCCACCGACCTCCAGGCGAAGGCGGGCCCCGCGCACGGCGTCACCGCCGAGCAGCGCGACGCCGCCCAccacccgacgccgccgccctgggCGTGGCAGGCGTTCCGCCGCAGgagctcctccctcctccgcaaCGGCACGGGGCGCTACCTCCGCGCCAACGGGAGGTACCTCCGGTGGCgcaccgccgtcaccgtcgccggcgacaaCGCCAGCACGATGATGCTGTGGGCGGTGGAGGTCGTCCCGCCAAAGCCTGGCCGCGTCACCCTCGTCGATCGCCCGGCGCAG CtgatacggcggcggcgaggaccggCGACAGAGGGGGAGACGAGCCGGGTGATCCGGTTCGTGAGGGGGGACGAGGGAGGGGAGTTCGAGGAGAGCGAGTGGAGGGCGTTGCGGGTGAACACCAACAGCCTGATGCACCTGCGCCTCACGCTGGCCAACCTGCTGGGCCACAACCGGGACGCGCTCCACACCACCGTCTGCGTCCGCGCCGGCGCCTACGCCcagctctcccctctcctcgtcgACCTCCCCATCGGCAACGACCGCAtcgacgtcgtcgtcctctcgcaCGGCACACCAG CGGAAGATGCGTTGAAGTACCCCTGTGTGGATGCTTGA